From Candidatus Manganitrophus morganii, the proteins below share one genomic window:
- a CDS encoding ankyrin repeat domain-containing protein encodes MLAAVFTTNGVDPVRGDDDLNQRLVAAASNGNTSRAIALLRQGADVNARGARGRTPVMAAAYRNHVETVAALIDAGADVNLRDNMLNNPFLYAGAEGLLDILKLSVEAGADPKLTNRFGGTALIPAAERGHVEVVKYLLTRTNININHVNNLGWTALLEAIVLSDGGPKHQEIVMLLIQHGANVNIPDSAGRTPLHHARERGYKKIEALLQAAGARP; translated from the coding sequence GTGCTTGCCGCGGTCTTTACCACCAATGGCGTTGATCCGGTCCGAGGCGACGACGACCTCAATCAACGGCTTGTCGCCGCAGCGTCAAACGGCAACACATCCCGGGCCATCGCGCTTCTGCGCCAAGGCGCCGACGTGAACGCCCGCGGCGCGCGGGGACGAACACCGGTCATGGCCGCCGCTTATCGAAATCATGTCGAGACGGTGGCGGCCCTTATCGATGCAGGCGCCGACGTCAACCTCCGCGACAACATGCTCAACAACCCCTTCCTCTACGCGGGGGCCGAAGGCCTCCTCGATATCCTAAAACTCTCCGTCGAAGCAGGCGCCGATCCGAAGCTGACGAACCGCTTCGGCGGAACGGCGCTGATTCCCGCCGCGGAACGGGGCCACGTCGAGGTGGTGAAATATTTATTGACCCGCACCAATATCAACATCAATCATGTGAACAATTTGGGATGGACCGCACTGTTGGAAGCGATCGTTTTGTCCGACGGCGGCCCGAAACATCAAGAAATTGTCATGCTGCTGATTCAACACGGGGCGAACGTCAATATCCCCGACAGTGCAGGCCGCACCCCCCTTCACCACGCGAGGGAGCGCGGCTACAAAAAAATAGAGGCACTCCTTCAAGCCGCGGGCGCCCGCCCTTAA
- a CDS encoding DUF4157 domain-containing protein, translating to MQKKNQPLQRAFSNVARSTPSANHPKPPLSLYLQRTVGNQAVQRLQAKLTISSPGDIYEQEADRIADQIMHTPAPQLQRACACGAACPKCQTKPLQTKRIESGHSEQTTAPPIVHDALRSSGQPLDPATRAFMEPRFGHDFSQVRIHTDPKAATSSQSIQALAYTAGRDIVFAADQYSPQTESGKRLLAHELAHVVQQGEGRPVDRISRFSDTDHHILEEAALELTKLTPGDIKQIHAGNVKRDYSQTGAVANLLLLCDANAYGGYKAEEHFDNYQWNEQLQKWQSKKNPGAFGKKSPISYIDEELVRFADALPDPTAFEHVGNAFHTIEDFFAHSNFVELIHGDFRFGKKLVTGGGGSGDTSVLRILESVSSEETAPFYGQQAAQETAKSPPHAHARLAKDYKSNPYYMQAVVMAALVIKDIGAEISVLRGMTTKDERVKQVREVIMAKVRRYLRPPDEGDKWWEGLRASSGKEMEKSIREKMAKTPVTKNQCILSSLRSIEASKNSNLKLFGPAIPIETKRGHVWVQVGTGFLAPPAFKGPSGAVEPRSFDFVPVGVQITGTFDLLK from the coding sequence ATGCAAAAAAAGAATCAACCCCTGCAGCGGGCATTCTCCAACGTCGCGCGATCGACTCCTTCAGCAAATCACCCAAAACCTCCATTATCGCTTTATTTGCAGCGCACCGTCGGAAATCAAGCCGTTCAGCGACTTCAAGCAAAGTTAACGATCAGTTCCCCCGGAGATATCTACGAGCAGGAAGCCGACCGGATCGCCGACCAAATCATGCACACACCCGCGCCGCAACTCCAGCGCGCCTGCGCCTGCGGTGCAGCCTGTCCCAAGTGTCAAACGAAACCATTGCAGACGAAGCGGATCGAATCGGGCCACTCGGAACAGACCACAGCGCCGCCAATCGTCCACGATGCGCTGCGCTCCTCCGGCCAGCCGCTCGACCCGGCCACCCGCGCCTTTATGGAGCCGCGCTTCGGCCATGACTTCAGCCAAGTCCGAATTCATACCGATCCCAAGGCGGCAACCTCCTCCCAATCGATCCAGGCGTTGGCGTATACCGCCGGCCGCGACATCGTCTTCGCCGCCGATCAATATTCACCCCAGACGGAAAGCGGAAAGCGACTGCTGGCCCATGAGCTGGCGCACGTCGTCCAGCAGGGGGAGGGGCGACCGGTTGATCGGATTTCCCGGTTTTCAGACACCGACCATCATATTCTCGAAGAGGCGGCGTTGGAGCTGACCAAACTGACGCCGGGCGACATCAAGCAGATCCACGCCGGAAACGTCAAACGGGACTACAGCCAAACGGGGGCGGTCGCCAATCTTCTTCTGTTGTGCGATGCAAACGCCTACGGCGGCTACAAAGCCGAAGAGCATTTCGACAATTATCAGTGGAATGAGCAGTTGCAAAAGTGGCAATCGAAGAAGAACCCGGGCGCATTCGGCAAGAAAAGCCCGATCTCTTATATCGACGAAGAGCTGGTCCGGTTTGCCGACGCGTTGCCTGATCCGACGGCCTTTGAGCATGTCGGGAATGCGTTCCATACAATCGAAGATTTCTTCGCGCACTCCAATTTCGTCGAGCTGATCCACGGCGATTTCCGGTTCGGCAAGAAGCTCGTGACCGGTGGAGGAGGGTCGGGAGATACCTCTGTCCTAAGAATTTTGGAATCGGTCAGCAGCGAAGAGACCGCTCCCTTTTATGGTCAACAAGCGGCACAAGAGACGGCCAAATCGCCCCCGCACGCGCACGCGCGGCTGGCCAAAGATTACAAGTCGAATCCTTATTACATGCAGGCGGTGGTGATGGCGGCCCTGGTCATCAAAGACATCGGAGCGGAGATCAGCGTCCTCCGGGGAATGACGACGAAAGACGAGCGGGTGAAACAGGTGCGCGAGGTGATCATGGCCAAGGTGAGGCGATATCTCCGCCCGCCGGATGAAGGCGATAAATGGTGGGAAGGGCTTCGTGCTTCGAGCGGGAAGGAGATGGAAAAGTCGATCAGAGAAAAAATGGCGAAGACTCCGGTCACGAAGAACCAATGTATCTTAAGCTCGCTGAGATCGATCGAGGCGAGCAAGAATTCCAATCTCAAATTGTTCGGGCCGGCGATTCCGATCGAGACAAAACGGGGCCATGTCTGGGTGCAGGTCGGAACCGGATTTTTAGCGCCCCCCGCGTTCAAGGGACCGTCGGGAGCGGTGGAGCCGCGAAGCTTCGATTTCGTGCCGGTAGGGGTGCAGATCACAGGGACGTTTGACCTGCTTAAGTAA